In the genome of Calothrix sp. PCC 6303, the window CACAAATATTCAAGAAATACCCCTTGATGTGTTATCACCAGAGGAAGCTTTGGAATTATTGATTAATTTAGTTGGTGAAAAGAAGGTAAATAAAGAATTAGCCACAGCGAAGGAATTATGTAAATGGTTGGGATATTTACCATTAGGAATAGAATTAGTCGGACGATATTTAGTTAAAAAACCTCCCCATTTCACTTTAGCGAAAATGTTGGAGCAGTTGAAACAGCAACGACTGCATCAGGAAGCAATAAATCCTCAACAAAAAACATTGAGTACCGCACAGCTTGGGGTTTTAGCTGCATTTGAAATCAGTTGGGTGGAATTGAACCAAGAAACACAGCAAGTCGCAACATTATTAAGTCTATTTGCGGCAGATATATTTGTGTGGGAATGGGTAGAATCGACAGCGAAGTTACTCAACTGGGAACAGTCGGATGTGGAGACAGCAATTGAGCAGCTTTACCAACGTCATTTGGTGCAATGTTTAGAAGCAGATGATTTATATGGTTATAAAATTCATCCCTTAATTAGAGAATTTTTGAAAGTAAAATTAACCGCAGATGGGGAAAGCAAGGAAATTAAACAAGCATTTACCAACACCTTTATGGAAATTGCTCAAACCATTCCCCAATCACCAACCTTAGAATTTATCAACTCAGTTAAAACAGCCATTCCCCATTTGACAGAAGTTGCTGAAAACTTAACCGATGCAGTCAGCGATGAAAATTTAATTTGGGCTTTTACTGGTTTAGCTAGCTTTTACAATGGACAGGGTTTATATGGATTAGCAACACCTTGGTATGAAGGATGCGTATCCGCAGTCAAATCCCGCTTGGGAGAAAATCATCCCGACGTTGCACAAAGTTTGAACAATTTAGCTGGACTCTACAATTCCCAGGGAAGGTACGAAGCAGCAGAACCACTTTACATCCAAGCTTTGGAGTTATCTAAACAGCTACTGGGAGAAAATCATCCCTCCGTTGCAACCAGTTTGAACAATTTAGCTTATCTCTACAATTCCCAGGGAAGGTACGAAGCAGCGGAACCTCTTTACATCCAAGCTTTGGAGTTATCTAAACAGCTACTGGGAGAAAATCATCCCTCCGTTGCAACCAGTTTGAACAATTTAGCTGCACTCTACTATTCCCAGGGAAGGTACGAAGCAGCGGAACCTCTTTACATCCAAGCTTTGGAGTTATCTAAACAGCTACTGGGAGAAAATCATCCCTCCGTTGCAACCAGTTTGAACAATTTAGCTGCACTCTACAAATCCCAGGGAAGGTACGAAGCAGCGGAACCTCTTTACATCCAAGCATTGGAGTTATATAAACAGCTACTGGGAGAAAATCATCCCGACGTTGCAACCAGTTTGAACAATTTAGCTTCACTCTACGATTCCCAGGGAAGGTACGAAGCAGCGGAACCTATGTACATCCAAGCATTGGAGTTAAGAAAACAGCTACTGGGAGAAAATCATCCCGACGTTGCAACCAGTTTGAACAATTTAGCTTCACTCTACGATTCCCAGGGAAGGTACGAAGCAGCGGAACCTATGTACATCCAAGCATTGGAGTTAAGAAAACAGCTACTGGGAGAAAATCATCCCGACGTTGCAACCAGTTTGAACAATTTAGCTTCACTCTACGATTCCCAGGGAAGGTACGAAGCAGCAGAACCTCTTTACATCCAAGCTTTGGAGATTGCGGAGCGGGTTTTGGGTGCAAATCATCCCAATACAGTGACTATTCGGGAAAACCTAGAATATTTACGCACACAGCAGCGAGAAAATGGGGGGTGATTTGGGTTTCAGATCCCCGACTTCTGTCAGAAGTCGGGGATCTATGAGTCTTCATCAAACAATGCATCTAAATCCCGATATCCACTAACAACCCGTGTAATTTCAATCCCATTTTCAATTTGACGATAAAAAATCAAATAATCATCAACAGGAAAACTACGCAAAAAGGGAGAAAGTTCATCACGTCTACGTCCCATATTGGGAAAATTAGCCAAATTACTGCATTTTTGATTAATTTTCTTTAGCAAACTTTCCGCAGCATCAAAACTACTGTTGTCAGCAACATAATCAATTATGCTTTCAATATCTCGACTCGCAGGAGCAGTAAATCTACAAATATTGCTCATTTCCCTGCTTGTTGACGACGCTGCTGTAATTTCTGCTCTAGTTGACGAAAAACTATCTCCCCGTCAATAACTTCCCCACGTTCGGAAGCTTCAACCCCGATGGCAATTTCCCGTTTCAATTCATCAAACCTACCTTTGTAAATATTTTCCCTTTCCTCCAGCAGTTTAATACCCGCAATAATCACCTCTTCAGTGGAGGTATATTTACCACTTGCTACTTGACTTTGGATAAATTGCTCTAATTCAGGAGTTAGGGAAATACTCATAAATAATTTTTGCCTGAGTTTTTTCTACATTCTCAAATTGTAAATGAGGAATGTCTTGTTTATAGATAGAGCGCGATCACACCCTTTATCGCTTCGGACAGTTAGGGTTTTGTGGGTTTGTTGTCAAGTGCGATCCACTAAAACACACAATTTAGGCGACAATTTTTGTAACACCAATTTGGAGTAGTTGGATGCATGTTATTAGCCGCAGGATTTTGCGGGATTTTTGTGAAATACACGCAGATTCCTGTGACGCGCTTTATGATTGGTATAGGGTTGCAACTAAAGCGGAATGGAAAAACTTAATTGAAGTTCAGGCAATTTATCCCAAAGCAGAAGCTGTTAGTAATTTTACTGTGTTTAACATCAAAGGTAATAACTAGGACTTACGCATTGACAGAAAACAATAAATATATGTTGCGGGAAAACCATATTTCTCGTAGGGGTTTAGCAATGCTCATTGGTGTCAACTTAAGCAAAAAGGGTCGATTTAGATGTAATCTCAAAATATTGTTTTCGATGTGATAGGTGATACATCATGGCAAAAAAAAGACCAGCTAGAACAGGAAACCCCGATCTGCGTCAACAAAAACATGTGCCAACACCATCCATTGAAGAAATCGAGAAACAGATATTTTCATTGCTATCGCCTGCAAACTTCAAACCCCTAAAATCCTATGAACATAAAAAGGAACAAGAGGCAGAACAAAAGAAAAATAGGACGAGACAGAATATTGACTCTGCCAGTGATGATGGCGATAGTAGTGAGTCTAGTGTATCGGCAAATTCCAGGATTAAGAGAAGTAATTAGAGTCATCTCACAAGAGGGATTGTTATGGGTGGAGCCGATGCTGGTGAGTACTCAAGCATTGTCAAAACGATTACGAACACTGCCAATAGAACTGTTTGCAGAAATATTTGAGCAAGTAATGGCGAGAATTAGTGTACAACCCAGAAATCAGGTAGTACCAGAGAATTGGAAGCCAGTATGTGCAGAGTTCACAGCCATCTGGATTGCAGATGGGTCAACACTCGAAGCACTCAGAAGAAAACTCAAAGCACTCAAAGGACAACAAAAAACACTGGCGGGGAAAATCATGATGGTGGTAGAGGCGTTTAACCATCATCCAGTGACAACCTGGTATACAAACAACAGTAAAGCTAATGATAAAACTTGGTGTGACAAATTACTTGAGCGTTTACCAATTGGTGGATTGCTAATTTTTGATTTAGGGTTTTTTAAATTCCCTTGGTTCGATGCATTTACATCATCTGATAAGTTTTTCTTGACACGACTACGAGAAAAAACTTCTTACAAGGTGATTCGTTGTTTGACCAATGCCCCATTCTACCGTGATGAAATTATTGACATGGGAGAATACCGTTCTAACCCTTGTCAGCGTCCAGTTCGCTTAGTTTCTGTGTTGTGGGGTTCAACTTGGTACTACTACCTGACAAATGTACTTGACCCCCAAAAGTTGTCTGCACAGCAGGTCTGTGAATTATATCGCAGGCGTTGGCGTGTTGAAGACGCATTTTTGCTCACAAAACGACTTTTGGGTTTGGCTTATATTTGGGTTGGCGATACCAACGGCGTACAAATCCAAATTTTTGCCACTTGGATTTTTATGCTGTTCTCAATCAATTGTGTATTGATGTGGCTGTGGCTTTGAATCAACCATTAGACCTTATTTCTACTGAAATGGTTTTTCGTAGTTTATACCATTTCTCTGCTGCTGTTCTCCGTGGTGAGGCGGCTGACGTTGTGAGCTATCTTGTGGAACGTCACAAGCTGTTTGGATTAGTCAAATACAGGCGTAAGCGCCATCGAGAGATTGACGCTTACACCCAACAAATTTGGGCTTTATCTTCTTAAGTTGACACCAATGAGCAATGCTAAACCCCTACCCCACGGTTAATTTATCGCTAAAAACAAATTGGTCAAAGTCTGAAACAAGCTATTGCGGTGAAATCATACCATGACTAATTTGTACAGTGCGTAACTCCTAATACCATAAAACTATTAAGGGATTAAATTTAATCACACTTTATTATAGCGATATTCATGGACATTCGGTTCCAATAAATTACAGGATATATGATAAGCAGGAGGGAAAAACAAAAAACGATTATTTCCAAGAAATGGTAGTAGAAGTGATTAGTTGGGGATTAAAACCACAAATAGTTACAGGAGACAGTTGGTACTCAGGAGTAGAAAATCTGAAATTTTTAAGAAACCAGAAATTGGGTTTTCTATTTGGAGTTGAGAAGAACAGAACAGTATCAAAAGAACCTGGAAAGTACTGCCAGGTAAGGATTTTAGATATTCCAAATGAAGGATTAGTAACTCATTTAAGGGAATTTGGGTTTATAAAATTGTTTAGGAAAGACTTTAAAAAAGAAGACTCTAGACATTATATATTTTATCTGCCTTCAGAAGAAAATCTCAAAGAGTGTTTAGAACAGATAACCAGAAGTACTTTCGTTACAATTCATGATACACATTGGGGCATTGAAACTTTTCATAGAGCAATAAAACAGCTATGTGGTATTTGTCGGTTCATGGTTAGAGATAGCTATGCAATAAAAACACATATATTCTGCTCGCTTCAAGCATTTGTTCGTTTAGAAAAAATGCGCTCTGAAAAAACCATTAGCAATTGGTACGAAGTACAAAGAAACCTATTTACAAATGTTATTCGTGAATATGTTTTGGATAATTTGAGTGCTACTTGTGCGGCTTAAATACATAGACTAGTTTTCTTGTCAATGCGTAAGTCCTAGGCTCTACTCCTGTTGCGATACCCTTGTAGAGTATTTTTCCAAAGGGGGGGATCCTCTCTTTTGACTAAGATATTAGACAGTTTCAAACAATCCTAAATTTATCATCCCTAGGAGTTTAGCCCGTAAAAATCCCAAGTGCTAGAATACTTGTACAATGCCAATCAACTGCTAGTCCATTGCTTTGTGAATGACTCATGGCAATCCAGCAAGAAATTGAAACCACATTGCTACTTCCTGAAAAGGAATCGGAAGATCGGGAATGGCAAGGAGATTTAATTGATACACCACTCATTTGGGTTTTACGGCATCGCTTTTTTTGGAATTATTGTACTGCGGTATTTTTTGGTAGCAGGGGGAACCTACTTGTTCTTTTACTCACCAATTAGCCAGTACTTTATTAATCAAAATCTCCGAAATCAATCACCCTCTTGGAGATCGATCCAAAATGATATTAAACTTTCTATCCTCTCTGCGGGGATATTTGCGCTAGCAGCGGCATTGATCATGTCAGGATATAGTTCGGGTATTACCCGCTTGTACAGTAACTACCACCAGTATGGTTTGTGGTATTTAGGTGTAAGTTACACTGTCGTGTTATTTCTCCAAGATACCTATTTTTATTTCACACATAGGTTATTTCACCATCCGTCACTTTTTCGCTGGTTACACCAGGGACATCACCGTTCACGGTATCCAACTCCATGGACATCATTTGCCTTTGATCCTTTAGAGGCAATTTTTCAGTCGCTTTTTTTAATTGCTATCGTCTTGGTAATCCCACTTCACTTAGTTACTATGATTGCAGTACTTACCACGATGACAGTATGGGCAGTCTTAAATCATATGGGACTTGATCGTCTACCTTCATCCTTTCCACATCATTGGCTTGGGAAATGGTTTATTGGTCCTGCCCATCATTCAATTCATCATCTCAAATACACGGTACATTACGGTTTATATTTTACCTTTTGGGACAAAATTTTTAGTACCCAAGACCCAAGCTACGGCAACAAGTTTGATGAGGGTCAGGTAGATAGTTAGTGTACACATACTTTCGATAACAGGTAACGCGAAAGACTATCGTCACCAAGTTAGGGGTTCCTTCAGCTACGCGATCGCACTCCAACTCAAACAACCAAAACGCGAATGACTTACGACTTGCGTCGGACAAGCTACGTCGCGCAAGCTTCACTCTGTAAATCTCTAACCCAGCAAACGCTTAAGTTGCTTATAGACTTCATCGTCGTTACGTTTACCGACTAAAATTACCTCGACCAAATCTGCATCTACATCAAAGCGATAAACAATACGATATTCTCCAGAATCTACGCGATAGTATCCTGAATAACCAGTTAATTCCTTATAATCTGCGGGTAGGGGGTCAACATTCAGCGACATTACTTTTTTTGCTATTTGAGCAGCTATTTTAGGTTGTAAACCTTTGAGAAAATCGAGAACTGTCTCTAAACCATCTAACTTTGCCATACCATGAATTAGTCATCAAGCGCTGCTAAACGTTCAAGTTCTGCTGTAAAAATCTCCGAACCAACCATTTGAGAATTAGCCACAGCTATTTGTGCTTGTTGAGCTAAAATTGAATCTTCGAGTTGAGCAAATCGATTCATTAATTGCTCATAATTTTCCACCGACATAATCACATAGCTAGCTTGTGATTCACTTGTCAGTACGATTGGTTCTGTCGCAGCTTGTTCTAAAGCATTACTGTGGGGATTTTGGAGTTCTTCAAGGGTAAATTGGCGCATTTTTAAGCTTTAATAAATCCTTATCAGATGATTATAACAAGTACATCATTAATATTTTTAGTTGCTAAAAATATTGAAATTCACGCGAACGACTTACGACTTGCGTCAGACAAGCTACGTCGCGCAAGCTTCGCATGTGGCATTTAGCTTGCTACCTTGTTCAAAAAACTGTTGAAGCGATCGCTATCCATCAAGCCATTTTCCGACAGTATTCGTCGCACTGCAACTAAATGCAATGTTCTGACATAGGCTTGTTGCTCGTAACCAGGCAGAACTATTAATGTACCAGATGATGGATGCTGGTAAATCTTTTGAGTACCAAAGGTCTGCATTGTTACAAACCCCGTCTCTAAGAGTAATTTCTCTAATTCTGTGAATTTAATTTCTCTAACCATGATGGCGAATCACTCCTTGTAACTGGCTGAGAACATCATTTTTAAATTTAGCAAATATTTCGATCGCCTGTCGATTTAATACGTTGTCTTTAGATAAACGAACAGTAACACTATCACCAATATTTGATAAATCGAATCCCTCAAGGCTTTCAAAATATGCTTGTATATATAACCAATAAGCTTGGCTATTTTTGGCATCATATACAATTAGAATACATGGCATTGGTTCAAGCAACCATAGTTCTAAATCTGAGCGTGTGAGACCAAAAGTAATAGTTTTTTGGTCGGAAAGTATAGATAGCGAATCTGTCGCCTTTAACTGTACATATATCTGACCATTTTCAATTTCACCTTCAGCATTATAAGTAAATATAACTAGATCGTAGCCATAATCGTACTCAACACGCTCTACAGAATAGCCGCATAGCAGTACGTATAGTTCAACATAATTTACACTTAAATCTGCTATTACATGCTCTCTTGGTCGCTTTTTTCTTGGCATTTACTGAGATTTTTAGTTTCAATATCATCAATATTATCAAAGTTATAAGTAACTAAGGTGAAAACCCTGTGTCTTTAGACCGGAGAGTGTCAAATTAGAAGTTTCCTAATATTCAACTTCGTACATCCCTACAAACTCAATAAACGCGAACGACTCTCGTCGCGCAAGCTTCCCTTTCAGATATACTCAAATTAGAAATAACCAACATAGCATAATTGAATGCATGACAAATCGTGAAGAATTGTTCCAGGAACTCGAACAGGCTCCTGATGATATAGTCCAGTCAGTGCTGGATTTTGTTCGTAGGGTAAAAGCCACACGCAAAACCCATCCCCTCGCAAAATTTGCAGGGATTTTAAGTGATGTCGAAGCCCAAGAATTAAAACGAGCGATGTCTGACGACAAGCCACTTCGTGTCTACGCAACAGAATGTCGGCAGGTGGATTTGACATACTCAGCGTCCTAAAGTCCACGCTCAGAAAGCTGTTCTGGAGAATGGAGCCACCACAGCCAAATGTGGGTGTCTAGTAAAATCATTGCCCCAAAGCATCCCATAATTCAGGCATGGGTTCATCAAAATCTGGGGGAATTGTCAAGGGAATTTTTCGTAGGGGATGCTCAGGAGTGCGTTGGCGAAGCTTAACGAAGTTATCGCTTATTAAATCAAGTTCATCAGTAGTTTGAGATGACTGTGATGATGGCACTGTCAAGCTTTGAGCCAAAAGTTGAAGGATGCGTATTCTTTCTGCTAAGTCGAGGCTGAGGAGTTGTTGCTCTAGTTCTTGATTGCTCATGGCTTTGCGCCTAATGACTGTGTTATTTATTTTAGCGGAACTCTAATCTGTTCGATAACAGGTAGTGCGATCGCAGATCAGTTTGGGATTACTCCAAGGAAGCGTGGACGACCCGCTAAGGATGAAGAGGACAAGTATGAGCCGATTTCTCTCAGATTTCATCCTAAAATCATAACTTGGGGAAAAGAAGAGGCAGAAAAACGAGGGATAGGCTATCAAACGGTTATTAATGAAGCACTATTGGAGAAAATAGGCTGAAACTTAACGCACTTTCCCTAAAACAACCAAAATGCAATGCTCGTTGGCGTAGCCTGTATAAATTATGGATACTGAGTATGATTTTAGTCAAGGCAAACCTGGAGCAATTGAAGCTACAGGTGAAGGTAAAACAAGGATTACAATTCGCTTAGATGATGAGATTTTGGTGTGGTTTCGCAAGCAAGTTCATCTTGCTGGTGGTGGAAATTACCAAACTTTGATAAATAATGCGTTGCGTGAATATGTACAACAACGTCGAGAACCTCTAGAGGAAATTTTACGGCGAGTTGTGCGGGAAGAATTGAGTCAAATAAATATGCGAGTTAATGAGTGAAATTAAGTTTATAATTGCCCTAAATAAATCATTAGTAAGATGTCATGTTGCAATCGATTGAAGGAATTTATAAAGATGGCAAGGTAGAACTTGATGAATTACCATTAGAGGTATCGGAAAGTCGTGTAATTGTGACTTTTTTAGAGACGAAAACTAGCTTGCAACATCAACAAATGATGAAGTTTGGGATGTTTTCTGGAAATAAGCAATCTACAGAAGAGGATTTTTCTATTGCTGAATTTCATGGAGATAAAGAAGACTACTTAGATTGGTCAAAATAATAGATGAAATATGTTATTGATACCCATGCTCTTATTTGGTTTCTAGAAGGGAACCCACGTTTGGGTACAAATGCTAAAGCTATTCTTTCTCATCCCGATTCTCGATTAATTATTCCCGCAACTGCATTGGCTGAAGCTGTTTGGATTGTTGAAAGAGGAAGAACATGTATTCCTTCTGCTAAAGATGTGATATCCGCAGTTGAGGCTGATTCTCGTGTGATAATTTATCCATTAGATAAAGATGTAATTGAAATCACTATAAATTTATCAGCAATAAATGAAATGCACGATCGCCAAATTGTTGCGACTGTGATATTTTTAGCTAACAAAGGTGAGGAAGTACAGTTATTGTCCTGTGACAAAAATATAGTTGAGTCTGGTTTGGTTCCGATCACTTGGTAATAAATGTACAGTTAAAATTTATGCGATCGCAATGCAATCCCCGAAACCAAACGCGATAAGCGTTCGCTTTTAGCGTTCCCGCAGGGTAGCTTAATGCCTTCGGTATATCGCCATCCCCAAATACCAAAAGCGATCGCACATCTCATCAAACTCCACTAAATGCGATCGCACTCCAACTCAAACAACTAAAAAGCGATCGCATATCCCTACAAACCACCAAACGCGATCGCGTCTCCCCTCAACCCCCATAAATGCGATCGCATATCCCTACAAATCCTACTAAACGCGATAACTTCGTTTAGCTGCGCGATCGCACAAATTCCAAAACCTAATAAAAGTTTTTATCTCCACTCACCTTGCATTGTGAATGCTGCCCAATAAAAAGGATTTCTCCATTTTTCTTCTTTCAACATATCTAATTGTGCGGCTCTCAGTGCTGCTGAAGGTTTTAAGCCATCAACCAGCATCTTTCTGTAAAATCTAGCCATCAGGACTGATGTGCCTTGATCACTGACTTGCCACAAACTACTGATAACTCTTGGACTACCAGCATACATAAAGCCCCTTGTCAATCCTACTATCCCTTGCCCTTTTACTTCCTTGCCCAATCCAGTATCAGAACTACTGAGAACAACCAATTCTGCTGATAAGTTGAGATTGAAAATATCAAATAGTCTTAAATAACTAGGCTTTGGATTGCCTTTAGAATCAAACTGTGACAATACCAAGCCTGATAACTCTAAATTTTGGCTGTCCACAAAAGCGTGGGTTGCAAAATGCATAATCTGATACTTGGCTAATTTAGGACTGGTAACTGTTTCGTAGTTAGCGGCAAAATCAAATGCTGAGAAGCGTTTATTCTCTGGTACAAGACGAAGAATCTCCTCAGCCTCTTCGCGTGTAAAAGGTAGTCGTGCAAAACCTGAGTGTGTGAATTGCAAATCTAACTGCGGAGCTATTTCAGGTCTTTTCCCTGTGAATTGCAAATCTAACTGCGGAGCTATTTCAGGTCTTTTCCCTGTTAAGCGAGGATCATCACTTGTAAATACAGGGTCAGCTATAACTGCAACAGTTTTAGGCGCTGGGATACGTCCTTTAAGTTGATTTCTTAACACTGCAATGCTGGATGCTGAGGGTGCATTGACAATTTCATTTTGTACTAATAAAGGAGTAAAGTCTTGCTCATTATTATTTGGTATTGGTAATGCGGCAAAGGGAATAGTTTGTAAAATGCCATCAGCAGTAATAAGTAATCGTTTTTGTTGAAGTTGATTTGCTACTGGAGAAAGTATAATTGAACTTAATTTTTTTCCGTCTTCTTGGGCGAAATTGGCTGCTGTATTAGGTTGCCCTAAACTGTAACGAAAATTACTTGTTGCTACTTCGATATCAGAACGCTTAGGTAACTGATAGCTTGTAATACTAGTTTTACTTACTGCCCAAAGATAACTTCGTTCTTTACCCAAGGAATATGCCACGAGCAAAGTATTATTATCCAATACCTGTTGTTGAATTTCTTGTAAAGAAAGAGTCTTGGGGTACTTTAATGCAGCATAACGGGGACTACTAATGCGAATTTTTG includes:
- a CDS encoding BrnA antitoxin family protein; its protein translation is MDTEYDFSQGKPGAIEATGEGKTRITIRLDDEILVWFRKQVHLAGGGNYQTLINNALREYVQQRREPLEEILRRVVREELSQINMRVNE
- a CDS encoding type II toxin-antitoxin system RelE/ParE family toxin, whose product is MSNICRFTAPASRDIESIIDYVADNSSFDAAESLLKKINQKCSNLANFPNMGRRRDELSPFLRSFPVDDYLIFYRQIENGIEITRVVSGYRDLDALFDEDS
- a CDS encoding type II toxin-antitoxin system RelE family toxin, with amino-acid sequence MAKLDGLETVLDFLKGLQPKIAAQIAKKVMSLNVDPLPADYKELTGYSGYYRVDSGEYRIVYRFDVDADLVEVILVGKRNDDEVYKQLKRLLG
- a CDS encoding tetratricopeptide repeat protein → MINENWQGISIKGGEVEVKDNTFNFYPPEKAATAVKYIPYPSIPNFVGRSDELIKIHEKFHKNNAVAISAVAGMGGVGKTELAVKYAREHEADYPGGICWLNARDANIAAGIIQFVQLQMGLEVPQQDFQGNQLTLIQQVAWCWQNWQPAEGLVLVVFDDVTNLDGFAELLPTNNRFRVLMTTRLRNLDTNIQEIPLDVLSPEEALELLINLVGEKKVNKELATAKELCKWLGYLPLGIELVGRYLVKKPPHFTLAKMLEQLKQQRLHQEAINPQQKTLSTAQLGVLAAFEISWVELNQETQQVATLLSLFAADIFVWEWVESTAKLLNWEQSDVETAIEQLYQRHLVQCLEADDLYGYKIHPLIREFLKVKLTADGESKEIKQAFTNTFMEIAQTIPQSPTLEFINSVKTAIPHLTEVAENLTDAVSDENLIWAFTGLASFYNGQGLYGLATPWYEGCVSAVKSRLGENHPDVAQSLNNLAGLYNSQGRYEAAEPLYIQALELSKQLLGENHPSVATSLNNLAYLYNSQGRYEAAEPLYIQALELSKQLLGENHPSVATSLNNLAALYYSQGRYEAAEPLYIQALELSKQLLGENHPSVATSLNNLAALYKSQGRYEAAEPLYIQALELYKQLLGENHPDVATSLNNLASLYDSQGRYEAAEPMYIQALELRKQLLGENHPDVATSLNNLASLYDSQGRYEAAEPMYIQALELRKQLLGENHPDVATSLNNLASLYDSQGRYEAAEPLYIQALEIAERVLGANHPNTVTIRENLEYLRTQQRENGG
- a CDS encoding sterol desaturase family protein; translated protein: MSGYSSGITRLYSNYHQYGLWYLGVSYTVVLFLQDTYFYFTHRLFHHPSLFRWLHQGHHRSRYPTPWTSFAFDPLEAIFQSLFLIAIVLVIPLHLVTMIAVLTTMTVWAVLNHMGLDRLPSSFPHHWLGKWFIGPAHHSIHHLKYTVHYGLYFTFWDKIFSTQDPSYGNKFDEGQVDS
- a CDS encoding BrnA antitoxin family protein, with protein sequence MIAHGFAPNDCVIYFSGTLICSITGSAIADQFGITPRKRGRPAKDEEDKYEPISLRFHPKIITWGKEEAEKRGIGYQTVINEALLEKIG
- a CDS encoding type II toxin-antitoxin system HigB family toxin; its protein translation is MHVISRRILRDFCEIHADSCDALYDWYRVATKAEWKNLIEVQAIYPKAEAVSNFTVFNIKGNN
- a CDS encoding type II toxin-antitoxin system prevent-host-death family antitoxin; the encoded protein is MRQFTLEELQNPHSNALEQAATEPIVLTSESQASYVIMSVENYEQLMNRFAQLEDSILAQQAQIAVANSQMVGSEIFTAELERLAALDD
- a CDS encoding type II toxin-antitoxin system VapC family toxin yields the protein MKYVIDTHALIWFLEGNPRLGTNAKAILSHPDSRLIIPATALAEAVWIVERGRTCIPSAKDVISAVEADSRVIIYPLDKDVIEITINLSAINEMHDRQIVATVIFLANKGEEVQLLSCDKNIVESGLVPITW
- a CDS encoding type II toxin-antitoxin system ParD family antitoxin is translated as MSISLTPELEQFIQSQVASGKYTSTEEVIIAGIKLLEERENIYKGRFDELKREIAIGVEASERGEVIDGEIVFRQLEQKLQQRRQQAGK
- a CDS encoding DUF4365 domain-containing protein encodes the protein MPRKKRPREHVIADLSVNYVELYVLLCGYSVERVEYDYGYDLVIFTYNAEGEIENGQIYVQLKATDSLSILSDQKTITFGLTRSDLELWLLEPMPCILIVYDAKNSQAYWLYIQAYFESLEGFDLSNIGDSVTVRLSKDNVLNRQAIEIFAKFKNDVLSQLQGVIRHHG